One segment of Tenrec ecaudatus isolate mTenEca1 chromosome 1, mTenEca1.hap1, whole genome shotgun sequence DNA contains the following:
- the LOC142445202 gene encoding calcium-independent mitochondrial carrier protein SCaMC-3L-like — MPPPPSLSQDWNPPNTLLPGPVFSQVADHKQKPATYQQLLDNGEVLMVPMGDARMNKEGAWWKILLSGAVAGTVSRTSTAPLDRTRVHMQVYSSKKHLMNLLGGLRSLIQEGGFRSLWRGNGINVLKIAIEYGIKFLVFEECKAHFGESSNPIFQEDVLAGSLAVAVSQTLINPLEVLKTRVTLGRTGQYDGLRDCVGQILRREGPAAFYRGYAPNMLGIIPYACTDLAVNKMMNNIRVKSRGDNEEHSQAYNIYTQTVSTVCGQMASYPLTLLRTKLQAKDTVEGSKPSMRAIFRDIVAEQGWPGLFRGLTPTLLKVIPAVAISCTVYTTMKSTLGV; from the exons ATGCCCCCGCCCCCATCACTCTCCCAGGACTGGAATCCCCCGAACACTCTCCTTCCCGGGCCTGTGTTCAGCCAGGTGGCTGACCACAAGCAAAAGCCTGCCACCTACCAGCAG CTGTTGGATAATGGAGAAGTCCTGATGGTCCCCATGGGGGACGCAAGGATGAACAAGGAGGGGGCCTGGTGGAAGATTCTGCTCTCTGGAGCCGTCGCGGGAACCGTGTCCCGCACCAGCACCGCCCCTCTGGACCGGACCCGAGTGCACATGCAG GTTTACTCTTCCAAAAAACACCTTATGAACCTGCTGGGGGGGTTACGGAGCCTGATCCAGGAGGGAGGCTTCCGCTCACTGTGGCGCGGCAATGGTATAAACGTGCTCAAGATCGCTATTGAGTATGGGATCAAGTTTCTGGTCTTCGAAGAG TGTAAAGCTCACTTCGGGGAGTCCTCAAACCCCATCTTCCAGGAGGATGTCTTGGCGGGGTCTCTGGCGGTGGCCGTTTCCCAGACGCTCATCAACCCCTTGGAG GTGCTGAAGACCCGCGTCACGCTGGGACGCACAGGACAGTACGATGGCCTACGGGACTGCGTCGGCCAGATTCTTCGCCGCGAAGGCCCGGCCGCGTTCTATAGGGGTTATGCGCCCAACATGCTAGGCATCATACCGTATGCCTGCACTGACCTGGCTGTCAATAAg ATGATGAACAACATACGGGTAAAGAGCAGAGGGGATAACGAAGAACACAGCCAGGCTTACAACATCTACACACAGACGGTGTCCACAGTGTGTGGCCAGATGGCTAGCTATCCCCTGACGCTATTAAGGACCAAGCTCCAAGCAAAAG ATACTGTGGAGGGCTCAAAGCCCAGCATGCGGGCCATTTTCAGAGACATCGTGGCTGAGCAGGGCTGGCCGGGGCTCTTCCGAGGCCTAACACCCACTCTATTAAAAGTTATCCCGGCTGTGGCCATCAGCTGCACGGTCTATACAACAATGAAAAGCACCCTGGGAGTTTAG